GACCCTTCGCCTTATATTCGGTATACTAAAGGCGTGAAGTGTGTGCACATCGAGCACTTCAGGCCGGGCTCTCCCTCCCGCCCGGCGGGTCCCCTACACGGCTAGAGGAGTAGATCGTGAAGAAACAAGCAGTTGCCCTGTTCGCCCTGCTGCTGGCGGCATGCAGCGACATCACCCAGCCGGCACCGGCGGTAGAGAGCGGAGATGCGCGCCCCGAGTCGTCGCTGGACGCCGATGTGTCCGCCATCCTCGCCGTGGCCCTGACCGACCCGCTCATCACCTCGGGCACCATGAACAGCGTGGGCGTGCTGTCCGAGGGCAGGACCCCCGAGTTCGCCACCGTGATGTTCACCGACGGCACCCAGCAGGTGCGCCGCGAGTTCCGCAAGAACGCCGGCGCGTGGAGCCAGACGGCATCCTCCGCCACCCCGCTTTCGAGCACGCCCAAGGGCGACGGCGGCAGGATGAACGCCACTGCGTACAACGCGCCCATCGCCACGCTGTATCAGGGCCTCGTCCCCACCCAGCAGCTGTACGCCACCTCGTCCGGCTCGTCCGGCAACTTCGTGACGGTCAGCCTGCTGGATCCCCAGCAGCGCTGGTCGCAGGCGATCTTTACGCCGGGCACGCAGACCACGAACGACACCATCTTCTCGGTGGACCAGCTGAACCAGTTCACGTTCACCTATGTGAACGGCGGAACCTACACGGGCTCGTGCTTCATCAGCCCGTGCAACACGCAGGTCTACCAGGGCGGCAGCTACCACAACTCGCAGCAGGTGTTTCTGTACTACCACCTGAAGGTGGTGGCCCCGGTCACGATCAGCCCGATTTCGGGAACCGCGAACATTCCCTGGACGGGCGCGTTCACCTGGACGGCGTCGGCTTCGGGCGGCGACGCGGACGACAGCAACTTCTCGTACGAGTGGCAGATCAGCTACGACGGCGGCGTGAACTGGTCGGCCCTGTCGGGGAGCGGCGCATCGCGCACGCTCAACTTCACCAGCTCGTCCACCACGCCGTTCACGCTGAGGGTGCGCGCCTCCAAGTCCGGGCGCACGTCGGGATGGTCCACCAAGTCCGTCACCGTCGCCAACCCGCTGTACGCGCCCCTTCAGGTGAACCCTGACGGCGACACGGTGATCAACGACGAGTTCGTTCACACGTACACCGCGGGCGTTTTCGGCGGCAGCGGCACCTACACCTACCAGTGGTACGTGACCTGGGACGGCTCGCCCTATCACGCCAGCGGTGAGCTGGCGCTGGGCACGGGCGCCACGCAGTCCATCAGCGTGGTGCCGGGCGACGGCAACTTCACGCTGCGGGTGGTGGTGACCTCCAACGGGCAGACGATCGACGGCTACAAGTACGTCACCAACCTGCTGACGTGCGGCCAGGACTACTGCGAAATCGAAGGCTAGTCCACGCGGGGCGGTGCACGAACGGGCGGCGGGGATCACTCCCCGCCGCCCGTTCTGTGTCCGCGCTTCTCGTGGCGGCGCGGATGCACGTGTCTATCACCCGGCTGATCCGGCGATGAACGCCGGCGCGGCGCCGCGCCGGCAGGCTCAGGCACCCATCACCCTGATTGCATCAAAATGTCTGTAAATGTATTTCTTGGATACAAGCCTGTGGCAGAGTTGATTCGACCGGAAGAGGATTGCACTTCCTTTCAGCGCAAACCAATCGCTCTGCCTGAGACATAAAAGCAGATGGTGCAGAAGTCTTGCTTTTCCATCTTCTGCAACGCACAATTAAGTCGCGAAGCGTATCTACCCACCCACGCTTCACCGCCGAAATCCCACCCTTCGGCGGTCCGGACACACTCCCCAGGAGAGCTCGTGAAGAAACAAGCTGTTGCCCTGTTCGCCCTGCTGCTGGCCGCGTGCAGCGACGTCACGCAGCCCGCGCCCGCGGTCGAACGCGCGGAATCGCGCCCCGAATCGTCTCTGGACGCCGACGAGACCGCCATTCTGAACCTGGCGCTCACCGACCGGCTGTTCACCTCGGGCACCATGAACACCGTCGGCGTGCTTTCCGAAGGCAGGACGCGGGACTTTGCCTACGTGCTGTTCACCAACGGCACGCAGTCGGTGCGGCGCGAGTTCCGCAAGAATGCCGGCGAATGGCGCCAGGTTGCCGTCACCGGCCTGCAGAAGACCGACAAGGCCGATGGCATGATGAGCGCGAGCGCGTACACCGCGCCGATCGGCTCCGCGGTCGGGACCGGCCTGTCGCAGAACTTCTACGCCGCGGCATCCGGCTCGTCGGGCAACTTCGTCACGGGCACCGCGCCCGATGCCCTGCAGTCCTGGTCGGCGGCCTCGTTCAGCGCCGGCACGCAGACGGCGAACGACACCATCTTCGCCGTCGACCGCATGAACAACTTCACATTCTACCACAACAGCGGGGGCGCCACCTTCAACGGCAGCTGCAGCGGGTCGCCCTGTTCCACGCAGGTCTGGGTCAACGGCACGCTCCAGAATTCGGCGCAGGTCTTTCTCTCCTATCACCTCAAGGTGATTCCGCCCATCGTCGCCGCCCCGATCTCGGGAACGGCCAACATCCCCTGGACGGGCACGTACACCTGGACGACCTCCGCTTCGGGCGGCAACTCGGAAGACAGCGGCTACACGTACGAGTGGCAGATCAGCTACGACGGCGGCGCGAGCTGGACGGGAATGGGCGGCGGCAGCTCCAAGTCGCTCACCTTCACCAGCTCCACCACGACGTCGTTCTCGTGGCGCGTGCGTGCGTCCAAGTCCGGACGCACGTCGGCCTGGGTGGTCAAGGCGGTGGCCGTCGCGAATCCGATGTACGCGCCGCTTCAGGTGGATCCGCAGGGCGAGACAGTGATCACCCAGCAGATTCCGTACACGTACGATGCCGGTATTTCGGGAGGCAGTGGCACGTACAGCTACCAGTGGTACGTGGTGTGGGACGGATCTCCCTATCACCCCAGCGGCGAGAACATGCTGGGCACCGGTTCTACGCAGACCATCAGCGTGGTGCCGGGTGACGGCAACTTCACGTTGCGCGTGCATGTGACGTCCAACGGGCAGACCATCGTCGGCTACAAGTACGTCACCAACCTCATGACCTGCGGCGAAGACTACTGCCCGGTCGAAGGCGACTGACGCACGCGGCTGTGCACTACGGGCGGCGGATCATTCCCCGCCGCCCGTAATGTCCGCGCGCTTCTCGTGGCGGCGCGGATGCACGTGTCGACACCCGGCCGGTCCGGCGATGAACGCCGGCGCGGCGCCGCGCGGCAGGCTCAGGCACCCATCACCCTGCCTGCACCAGCGTGTCTGAAAATGGATTCCGCGGCGCCAGGCAGCGGTGGAGATGATTCGGGCGGAAGAGGATTGCGTCTCCTTCAGCGTCGATCCATCGCTCCGCCTGAGACACAACGGCAGAGGATGCAGGAGCATTGCTTGTCCATCCGCTGCAACGCGGGAAACGGATCTACTTGCCCCACGCTTTACCGCCGGGAATCCCACTCTCCGGCGGTCCGGACACACTCCCAAGGAGAGCTCGTGAAGAAACAAGCTGTTGCCCTGTTCGCCCTGCTGCTGGCCGCGTGCAGCGACGTCACCCAGCCGTCGCCCGCGACGGAGCCCGACGCCGCGCGACCCGAAGCGGTGTCGGACGCCGACGCTGCCGCCATTCTGGAGGTGGCTACCGCCGATCCGCTCTTCCTGGAACTGCGCAATGCGGGAGTGCTTTCCGCGGGCAGAACGGCGAACTCGGCCACCGTCCTCTATACGGACGGGGTGCGATCGGTGCGGCGCCAGTTCCGCAGGACCGGCACTACGTGGGCGCCGTCCGGCGCCGCGATTTCGCAGCTCGTGGCGGCGGGAGACCTGCCGAGCAACGCCACGGGCTACTCGGGCCTGATCGGGGTCGTCTACCGCCTGGACTCCGACAACACGACCCAGATCCAATGGGACTACGTGCATGCACCCATCACCGCCGAATCGGGCACCTGGGTCAGCGGGAGCGACTTCGACAACAACCAGCGACTTGTGAAGGGCGTGTTCGTGACCGGCACCGAAACCGTGCACGACACGATCTACACCGTCGATCAACTGGAAAAGATCACCTTTACCCACCGGCCTTCCGGCGGCGGGTCAGACTATCCCGGTCTCTGCTGGAGTTCGCCCTGCACCACCATTCAGAGCGTCGGCGGCGTCAGCTACATGTCCCGCCAGGTCCTGTTTCACTTTCACCTGAAGGTCGTGGCGCCCGTCGTGATCAGCGCGATCTCGGGACCGGACTCCGTCAAGCTTACCGGCACCTACACGTGGTCCGCGGTGGGCGCCGGCGGCGATGTGGAAAGCCCTGCGGTGGCGTACGAATGGCAGACCAGCACCGACAACGTAAACTGGACCGCGGCAGGCACGACGGCTTCCAAGAGCATCACCTACAGCGCGGGCAACCACTCCTCGTTCTACCTTCGGGTGAGGGCATCGCGGTCCGGGCGAACGTCTCCGTGGTCCGTGAAGTACGTGGGGGTGCGCAGCCCGCTGTACCCGGTCCTGGAGGTGGCTCCTGACGGGGAAACCGTGATCACCACGGAGAACCCGTACACGTACACGGCAGGTGCCACGGGCGGAACCGGCACGTACACCTACCAGTGGTACGTGATCTGGGACGGATCTCCCTATCACCCCAGCGGCACGGACGCGCTGGGCACCGGCGCCACGCAGACCCTCAGCGTGGTGCCGGGGGATGGCAGCTTCACGCTGCGGGTGCATGTGACGTCGAACGGCCAGACGTTCATAGGCTACAAGTACGTCACCAACCTCCTGACCTGCGGCGAGGACTACTGCCCGGTCGAGGGCGACTGACGCACGCAGGACGGCAACCGGAACGGGCGGTGGGGATCATTCCCCACCGCCCGTTCTTTCTTTTGATGGATGGAGCCAGCCGCCAGATTCGGGATGACGGCGTGCCTGGACAGCGCGTCGCCCTCACCCCGCGTGCTGCGCACGACGACCCTCTCCCACGAACGGATGTAGGAGAGGGAGCACACCCCAGCCCCGCGCGGAACCCCCAACGTGGTTGAAGCCCCGAACGGCGCCTGTGGACGCCGTGTCGGGGCTTTCCGTGTTTGAGGCGCATGACTCGCCGCCGTCGCTCTGGACAGGTTCGGCCGCATGCAACTCCGCTCCCGCCGATCGCTGGCCTACCGCGCTGCCCCGGTGCTGTCGAGCGGGACCTTGTGGCCGCGCATCCAGCGCAGATAGGCGAGGATGTCTTCGATCTCGCGGTCGCTGAGCCGGCCCTCGAACACCGGCATGGCCGTCCCCGCGCGGAATGCGCGGGCGTTGCGGATGAACGCCGCCAGCGTGGCCGCGTCACGGTATTCGGTGATGTTGCGCGGCACGTTCAGCTCCGGGCCCACGCTGCCGCCCTGCCGGTTGAGAGCGTGGCACGCGACGCACTGGTCGCCCCCGTGGCTCTCGATGACGAACGCCTGAAATCCGCGGTACACGGGATCATCCCGGCTCACCCCTGTCGGATAAAGGCGGTCGTAGCGCTTGCGCGGGTCCACCACCTCGATGCGCGCCAACTGGTATGGCCACGGCCGCCGGAGCGCCGCATCCGCGGTATCGCCGGGGGCGGCGCCCGTCTGGCCCCACACCAGGTAGAACGGCGCGGGAGAGATGGACTGCGCCCCGTGCCGCACCGGCTGCCACGCCGATCCGGCGGGCGCGTCCAGGTCGGCAAAGGCGATGATCCCCTTGATGCGCGGATCGGCGGCGGACTGGGCCATGGTTGCGCGATAGCCATCTGCCGCCACGAAGTACAGCACCTCATCCGCCGACATCGTCACGCCCGCGAGCGCCAGCAGCCGGTCCAGCGGAACGCCCGCGTAACGCTTTGCACGGCCCTCGTACGCGGGATCGTGGCGCACGAGGGCGGTGTCCGTGGGCAGCGCGCGCCTGAGCTCCGCGAGCGTAAAGGTGCGTGTTCCCGACGCCGTGACGACGACCAGGCTCTCCGACGAGGGCTTGGTCGCGGAATCGGATCCGGCACGGGTAGCGGAGGTTTCCGCCGCATCGTCGCGGCGCCGCGCGGGGTCGGCTTCCACGCCGCATGCGGCGGCCGCCAGGAGCAGCAGCACGGCGGTCAGGTGGCGCGAAACGGTTCGGGGAATCGGCATCGCGGGGCGTTGGATCAGGTGTGGAGGGCGGAGATGGGAGACGGCGGGGTTCGGAGAGGTCGGAGACGGCCCGGAGAATGGCAGATTCCGTGCGGATCCCCTTGGCGGAAAGCCGCGTTGACACGCCTGCTCTCCGGCTGATAACGTTGGGAACTCGTCCGAGTACAGTCTTCCGACCGGTAATGCCGGAGTGCTTCCCATACGCCCTCCGAGGACTGAGCAGGTACATCAACCTCTCTCGCAGCCTTTCCTACCTCACTCCCCACGATATCCGATGAAGAAGCAAGCCAGGTTCAACCTGCTGGCCGCCACCGTCGTCGCGGTCGGCGGATTCGCGCTCACCGCACCCGCCTCTGCCGCGTCATCGTTCGGCGGCTGTGAGGACATGCACGCAGCCATCGCCGAACACGCGAGCGACTGCTGGGCGAACGGCGGCACCAGCATGTCCCACAACGGCAGGTGCGGGGCGGGAGGATACACCCTCACCACGGTCTGCAACATTCCGACCGGGGGAGAGGACATCCCGCACCTCTGACAAGATCTCACTTCAGCCGAGGCCGGGACAGCCCCGCCCTCGGCTGAGGGGGTTCAAACCTGGTGCTGCATACCCATGGCCAACAGGGACACTTTCCAGAATCTGCTCAGTGTTGTCCTTGCACTCTGCGCAATCGTAGTTACCGGCATCCTCGTCCGCCGCGAGTTCTTTCCCGGCACGAGGTCCGTGGAGGGAACAACCGTTCCCTCCACCGTGTCTGACTGGGCACAGTTCGGCATGGAAGGCCATCGCATCGGCGCCTCCTCCCCCCAGGTAACGATCGTCGAATTCAGCGACTTCCAATGCCCGTTCTGCCGCGTTCTTGCCCTTCGCCTGGACACGCTCAGGGCCGAATTCCCCAACGAAATCGCGGTGGTCTACCGTCACCATCCGCTCGCGGCCATTCATCCTCATGCAGTCGCGGCGGTGGGCGCCAGCGAGTGCGCCGCCAGACAGGGCCGCTTCTGGGCCATGCATGACGCGCTGTACGCCGGCCAGGACTCGATCGGGAGCCGGACCTGGGCGCGATTCGCCGAGGCGGCCGGCGTGGAAGATGCCGCGGGCTTTGACGCGTGCATGAAAGAAAACGCGGTCCCGGAAGCGCTCACGTCCGACACGGCCGCGGGAAACGCCCTGCAGGTGCACTCTACCCCGACCCTGCTGATCAACCAGTTCCGGCTTGCGGGCGCCGCGCCGCTCGACACCCTCCGCGCCTACGTTGCGCGGGCGCGCTCCACAGCCACTCCCCATCCACGAAGGTGAGACCCGGATGAAACTCGGTACGTTCACCGCCGCGCTGGCGCTGCTGCCGCTCGCGGCGGGATGCGCGCACGCTCAGCAGACCCCGCCGGCGGCTTCGGCGGTGCAGGGTCAGCACAGCAGTTCCGGCACGCTGACCAACCCGAACCCGCGGCCTCCAACGGCTTACACCGGCATGGGCGTGGCCATCCCGGGCGGCGGCCGCCCGGTGGTCACCCGCGTCGTTCCGGAATCGCCCGCGGCCCGCGCCGGCATCGTGGCGGGTGACGAGATCCTGTCCATCGACGGAGTGGATACGTCCGAGCGGGTGACGTTCTTCCGCGCAGCGGTTCCCGGCCAGCGCTACCTGTTCCGCGTTCGGAGGGGGACGACCCAGGTGGAACTGGCTGTGGTCCCGGATCCGCCGCGTACACGTTCCGCGAACTGAACGGATGAACGTGCCGGGGCGCTTGTCGCGGTTCTGGGCGGGCGCCGTGCTGGTCTGTGCTCTCGTGCTCCTTTCCACGCCTGCCCTCGGGCAACGGCGGGTGTGGCTGGCAGGCAGACTCTCCGGCCCGGATGGAACGCCGGCACGGGTGGCGCGCGTTCAGGTCACGAACGACGGCGGCGTGACGGTCGCGGCGGAAACCGACACCCTGGGCGGCTACCGCGTCCAGCTGCCCGTTCCGTCCGGCCATTTTCTGATTTCCGTGGATGCCCCCGGCCATGAACCGGCAACGCGCGTCATCGCGGATCCCGGCGCTGGGAGCGAGGGAGTGACAGCGGACTTCATCCTCGCGGTTCGGACAGTGGGGCTGGAGCCTGTACGGGTCGTGGTTGCGCGGCTCACCGTGGCGGGAGCAACGCAGTGGACCCCCGGGTCCGTGGACCAGTCGAGGCTGGGGGTGACACTCAGAACGGAGCCGCTGGGCACCGACCCCCTCAGTGACGCGACCGACCGCCAGGTGGGGATGAGCCGGGTGCCGGCGGAGGGGGGAACGGGTTTCAGCATTGCGGGCCAATCGCCCGATCAGACCCGGCTCACGATGGATGGGGCGGACCTCGGAAACGCGGCGGTCCCGCGCGAGGCGATCCGCTCGGCAGACGTGGTGACCAACACCTACGATGTTGCACGCGGGCGTTTTACGGGCGGCCAGGTAGAAGTCAGGACGCAGCGCGCCGGAAACCGCTGGGGAGCGACGGTGCGGGGAGACCGCCGCGATCCGCGGTTTACGCTGGGAGGCAGCGGGCCTCAACTCCGCATGTCGCACGTGGGGATGGATGCCGGTGGCGGCGGTGCGCTCGTGCGC
The genomic region above belongs to Longimicrobium terrae and contains:
- a CDS encoding PDZ domain-containing protein; its protein translation is MKLGTFTAALALLPLAAGCAHAQQTPPAASAVQGQHSSSGTLTNPNPRPPTAYTGMGVAIPGGGRPVVTRVVPESPAARAGIVAGDEILSIDGVDTSERVTFFRAAVPGQRYLFRVRRGTTQVELAVVPDPPRTRSAN
- a CDS encoding DsbA family protein; the protein is MANRDTFQNLLSVVLALCAIVVTGILVRREFFPGTRSVEGTTVPSTVSDWAQFGMEGHRIGASSPQVTIVEFSDFQCPFCRVLALRLDTLRAEFPNEIAVVYRHHPLAAIHPHAVAAVGASECAARQGRFWAMHDALYAGQDSIGSRTWARFAEAAGVEDAAGFDACMKENAVPEALTSDTAAGNALQVHSTPTLLINQFRLAGAAPLDTLRAYVARARSTATPHPRR
- a CDS encoding c-type cytochrome; the encoded protein is MPIPRTVSRHLTAVLLLLAAAACGVEADPARRRDDAAETSATRAGSDSATKPSSESLVVVTASGTRTFTLAELRRALPTDTALVRHDPAYEGRAKRYAGVPLDRLLALAGVTMSADEVLYFVAADGYRATMAQSAADPRIKGIIAFADLDAPAGSAWQPVRHGAQSISPAPFYLVWGQTGAAPGDTADAALRRPWPYQLARIEVVDPRKRYDRLYPTGVSRDDPVYRGFQAFVIESHGGDQCVACHALNRQGGSVGPELNVPRNITEYRDAATLAAFIRNARAFRAGTAMPVFEGRLSDREIEDILAYLRWMRGHKVPLDSTGAAR